In one Candidatus Rhabdochlamydia sp. T3358 genomic region, the following are encoded:
- a CDS encoding FAD-dependent monooxygenase: protein MTSISACNPNELPLALIVGGGPAGLVMANLLQLYQNRFCLIEQRTSSSDLSKATGLHKSTLKLLDKLNLIDKITERSIELNGNNLYVEGKLTQKIVFEQGRDLNDKNVSMHQSSLEEILQNNLTSSNKDMRWGKKLVSFKQSEDSVTAIVQDAVTGAMDSISARFLVAADGAKSTVRKEMGISFEGVTTPEISFTFDAKVIASFPTKNEMAMYTTKELDRLVVVPLPEDLYKFSGKVSDAWFHRVKSCEELTAIVLERSGIKIDPQTIGGVSFYHTASKIATCMNDRRVFLIGDAAHVFFPAGGYGLNAAIEDAFSLAWRLNLSSKKIFNSVILDDFSRERLENALQIQADSNQKKADSEKINSSAGGLVKEMQIYNQAANNSSFVRVDTIFSINDGLKENSRLVQQNLGFSLLVNTTSKKNLTVLDQFSRQIEADSGLTFRVIQLTNEETFLIPDETLCLIRPDNFAKIFPLNLDSLDYSSSLLC from the coding sequence ATGACAAGCATTTCAGCGTGTAATCCAAATGAGCTTCCTTTGGCACTAATTGTTGGAGGAGGGCCAGCAGGACTGGTAATGGCGAACCTATTACAGCTATATCAAAACAGGTTTTGTTTAATTGAACAACGAACCTCTTCTTCAGATTTAAGTAAAGCGACCGGGCTGCATAAAAGCACACTCAAGTTGCTGGATAAATTAAATCTGATAGATAAAATTACCGAGAGATCCATCGAATTAAATGGAAATAATCTGTATGTAGAGGGAAAGCTTACTCAAAAGATTGTTTTTGAACAGGGAAGAGATCTTAATGATAAAAATGTTTCAATGCATCAATCTAGTTTGGAAGAGATTCTTCAAAACAATTTGACAAGTTCAAACAAAGATATGAGATGGGGAAAAAAACTTGTTAGTTTTAAGCAAAGTGAAGATTCAGTTACAGCTATTGTTCAAGATGCGGTGACAGGAGCTATGGACTCGATTTCTGCAAGGTTTTTAGTAGCTGCTGATGGTGCAAAGAGCACTGTTCGAAAAGAAATGGGTATTTCGTTTGAAGGGGTAACCACTCCTGAGATTTCCTTCACTTTTGATGCAAAAGTCATTGCTTCATTTCCTACAAAAAATGAGATGGCTATGTATACCACCAAAGAATTAGATCGTTTGGTTGTTGTTCCTTTGCCAGAAGACCTATACAAATTTTCTGGCAAAGTTTCAGATGCTTGGTTTCATAGAGTCAAGTCTTGTGAGGAGCTTACTGCTATAGTACTAGAAAGATCTGGTATTAAAATTGATCCGCAAACAATTGGAGGGGTCAGCTTTTATCATACAGCATCTAAAATCGCTACGTGCATGAATGATAGAAGGGTTTTTCTCATTGGAGATGCCGCACATGTGTTTTTTCCAGCAGGAGGATATGGATTGAACGCGGCTATTGAAGATGCATTTTCCCTTGCTTGGCGTCTAAACTTAAGCTCTAAAAAAATTTTTAACAGCGTAATATTGGATGATTTTTCTAGAGAAAGACTGGAGAATGCCCTACAAATTCAAGCAGATTCAAATCAAAAAAAGGCAGATTCTGAAAAAATAAACTCTTCTGCAGGAGGCCTTGTTAAAGAAATGCAGATTTATAATCAAGCTGCAAACAATTCTTCCTTTGTAAGAGTTGATACAATTTTTTCTATAAATGATGGGTTAAAAGAAAATTCTCGTTTAGTTCAGCAAAACTTGGGATTTTCTTTATTAGTTAACACGACCTCAAAGAAAAATCTCACTGTTTTAGATCAATTTTCAAGGCAAATAGAAGCAGATTCAGGGCTTACTTTTCGAGTAATTCAACTTACAAATGAAGAAACTTTCTTAATACCTGATGAAACCCTGTGTTTGATTAGACCCGATAATTTTGCAAAAATCTTTCCATTAAATCTGGATAGCCTAGACTATTCTAGCAGTCTTTTATGCTAG
- a CDS encoding HIT family protein, with protein sequence MRKIIYFLILICLVAGSIFLLKKPAPLSQTYCAFCDPAVLARQAFYEDNLVLALYTHKPILPGHCLIIPKRHVERFEGLSKEEELQMSELIKKVNQAAMKVFGTSAYLLLQKNGREVGQAVPHVHFHYVPRKAGDSSSLKFILKMYLADLRGPISSAELQETVEKMKQAME encoded by the coding sequence ATGCGTAAAATCATCTATTTTCTGATTTTAATTTGCTTAGTAGCGGGATCTATTTTTTTACTAAAAAAACCTGCTCCTTTATCCCAAACTTATTGTGCTTTCTGTGATCCTGCAGTTTTAGCTAGGCAAGCTTTTTACGAGGATAACCTTGTTCTTGCGCTGTATACACATAAACCGATTTTACCTGGCCATTGTCTAATCATTCCTAAAAGACATGTTGAGAGATTTGAAGGGTTATCTAAAGAAGAAGAACTGCAAATGAGTGAGTTGATTAAAAAGGTAAATCAAGCAGCAATGAAGGTGTTTGGAACCTCTGCTTATCTTCTTCTTCAAAAAAATGGTCGTGAAGTGGGTCAAGCAGTTCCTCATGTGCATTTTCATTATGTTCCGCGTAAAGCAGGGGATAGTTCAAGTTTAAAATTTATCCTAAAAATGTATCTAGCTGATCTTCGAGGGCCTATTAGTTCTGCAGAATTGCAAGAGACGGTAGAAAAAATGAAACAGGCTATGGAGTAA
- a CDS encoding phosphatase PAP2 family protein, whose amino-acid sequence MLHSLELELIRFIQRFRNPILDEFFTWLDLFDRPIFFLILIPAVWLIYGSKIGARLFYLLMSSAFINHALKRLFLFPRPFDLDPSVGIIYVDGYGFPSGAAQTVILLSALFLSSGRSNGRYFLVFSYIFLVSFSRVYLGLHFPSDILGGFLVGLALWTFYKHVCPLLENLRPGVLFLISQLVIIPLLFYDASYILIYICNIGIATGLLISCYCKLPWHPPRGYKECILRTGIGMFGAFFCFGLGSILSISYSKISFFVGTFLLGLWISLGAPFICSKIFRTPREIKNA is encoded by the coding sequence ATGCTACACTCTTTAGAGCTAGAGCTTATTCGCTTTATTCAACGATTTAGAAATCCTATACTCGATGAGTTTTTTACATGGTTAGATTTATTTGACAGGCCTATATTTTTTCTTATACTTATCCCTGCTGTGTGGCTTATATATGGCTCTAAAATAGGAGCTAGACTGTTTTATCTTTTGATGTCCAGCGCTTTTATCAATCATGCTTTAAAACGGTTATTTTTATTTCCTAGACCTTTTGATCTAGATCCAAGTGTTGGGATTATCTATGTGGATGGTTATGGGTTTCCAAGTGGTGCTGCTCAAACCGTAATTCTTTTATCTGCTTTATTTTTAAGCTCAGGTAGGAGTAATGGGAGATATTTTTTAGTTTTTAGCTATATTTTTCTGGTTTCTTTTTCTCGTGTTTATTTAGGGCTTCATTTTCCTAGTGATATCTTAGGCGGCTTCCTAGTAGGATTGGCTCTTTGGACATTTTATAAGCATGTCTGTCCTTTATTGGAAAATCTACGACCAGGAGTTCTTTTTCTAATCAGTCAGCTTGTGATTATCCCTCTTTTATTTTACGATGCCTCATACATCTTAATTTATATCTGTAACATAGGGATAGCAACAGGTCTTTTAATAAGTTGTTATTGTAAATTACCTTGGCATCCTCCTAGAGGTTATAAGGAGTGTATTTTAAGAACGGGTATAGGAATGTTTGGAGCTTTTTTCTGCTTTGGACTGGGCAGTATCCTTTCTATCTCCTATTCAAAGATCTCTTTTTTTGTGGGGACTTTTCTGCTGGGATTGTGGATCAGCCTAGGAGCTCCTTTCATTTGTTCTAAAATTTTTCGAACTCCAAGGGAAATAAAAAATGCGTAA
- a CDS encoding NUDIX domain-containing protein: MDCITHLIVTVHLILLKEDRILLSLRQNTGYADGLYSLVTGTLNGKESAIEATIREAKEEIGIDLASEQLRFTSTMHCLGADGREFIELFFLASSWQGELFNQEPEKCKKIAFFPKDAFPKEIIPYVQKGIANSLNQIYYDEFGWEYR; encoded by the coding sequence ATGGATTGTATAACTCATTTAATCGTTACGGTTCATTTGATATTGTTAAAAGAAGATAGGATTTTGCTTTCTCTTCGTCAAAATACCGGTTATGCAGATGGGTTGTATTCCTTAGTTACCGGAACCCTCAATGGAAAAGAAAGCGCAATTGAAGCAACCATTCGTGAAGCAAAAGAGGAAATTGGAATCGATCTTGCTTCCGAGCAGTTAAGATTTACATCCACAATGCATTGCTTAGGGGCAGATGGAAGAGAATTTATTGAGTTATTTTTTTTAGCTTCAAGTTGGCAAGGAGAGCTTTTTAATCAAGAGCCAGAAAAATGTAAAAAAATCGCCTTCTTTCCCAAAGACGCCTTTCCTAAGGAAATCATTCCTTATGTGCAGAAAGGGATTGCAAATTCTTTAAACCAAATCTATTACGATGAGTTTGGCTGGGAATATAGATGA
- a CDS encoding RHS repeat-associated core domain-containing protein, producing the protein MFFGRFFALACVAIWLFYSQVDAVAFSRFFEFDLAGNLKKVISADNCYIDYEYDQMQQLIKVTDSQGKVFRYQYDVSGNCIQAEDENGIINYEYDLLNRLISVTYSGVAPICYSYDLRGRLQQIIYPGGIRVSYSYDAADRLLSVQYPHGKTQYVYDQESNTLSKMILPTGITTEYGYDKAKRITSVFHSRFDKTLIMGFQYVFDGNGNRIHMEEIDENGSRGVDFSYDKLNRLISIKYPEGYEKYTYDNLGNRLTKETPSVLITYEYDKNNRLIKTDDTQFFYDVRGNLVKKVRFDKTIEYTYDIHDNLITYQDEEYDIRYTYDSEGRRTSKSINGEKTFYINDARSPVTQVLIESAEKKRTKLFYIYGLSRLNQMSSKGSHSYLYDYPDRNVVALVDEKQHLCNRYTYEAFGLPKNCHSAIPNHFTYAGEDYEKETGLIFLRNRYYDPEIGRFISADPSLGKLTNPQSFNPYTYAGNNPVNFIDPLGLRSARICVYPARTGTKQEKSLTGHGFWVLTQDNGDMITVGRYPDGLHYDDEVTPNTFFYDWPATDKQIQAIMDATEKGPYLGVVGNCIDGLEQGLKVLGVQHPSFSLMGVSMPTKAIIWLESLMGKDDFKRAMQQDLKFIADPDSFNPSVRFSPNVIKPTCPYSAISGDLGGVSFDKTAQLIGTFTDILGATYDSSTGQLILIGSQNYSLPPMDFDDLAVAIRSVYGLGGKPPQDPGVSIDWNTDNNKKIKKGRYAHLHPMPVRYEGATEGTRFGQVMFKADRLLKCLGGGKDNITGNLLQVNVPGFSSLPSRYSDPNFKVEPELFNRMWFVPKEVILIKSPDGKSIIFDQVEMEVLTESKRKSKQKSNIAVEGFARHFTDHFNDFSKQYPILSELKQLGKITAIVKWIKENDIPLDLSLFNSYVPKRITTPFTTPTTYFAYARGLQIGCILGGVIYHLSESNFHETFSDTPGLLQENAINSRPSENEMEWDIDYSCEDRLKAIAHTIERTRKIGNIRKTFIDMCFPLPGEFSLKLVRYYNSFNERTSGFGKGWELCSLSLYFPRKKMYLKWEEKDIAKEVFAEIFISEEGREFRYFFQGLDIHLLPVYRTAGLAAVLIEQENGSFILHKEGVKIFFNENGKLLQKIDKQGQSIEYVYDNGQLIKMAHSNGKKIQLEYQDERIICITGPGRKIIYYQYNENGQLYSVADQLGPMAFYGYDSEKNLNIIYDAKKRITFEATYDNYHRAITVANGKTEINKQFSLKDHAMQIQGPNNIEVFNQYDSSYRLLRSKDSLGRGIEIFYKDDIFEPTLIKDSFGCEAKYNYDNKGNLCSIKNSAGIEEKFWYDSSNRLVAAMDERKDVKIYLYDEKGRLKYFLPCGALKNEDSITGQASFCYEITEATEYEFDEQTGAVTAIKKANELAKLFSYDTEGRISAISDAYGYKIQRKYDDRSRLTSIEDIKGGFEYIYNERDQVIKVSSPVGNVCYGYDEVGNLIWTKDANGNKVHLEYDENYHLIKVIDAENGIAHYEYNNFHGLSRIILPNGSSKRIIYNSLNHPIQEIVGE; encoded by the coding sequence ATGTTTTTTGGAAGATTTTTCGCACTTGCATGTGTAGCTATCTGGCTTTTTTATTCTCAAGTCGATGCAGTAGCTTTTTCTCGTTTTTTTGAGTTTGATCTAGCAGGGAACCTTAAGAAAGTCATTTCAGCTGATAACTGCTATATTGACTACGAATATGACCAGATGCAACAGCTTATTAAAGTTACGGATTCTCAAGGCAAGGTTTTTCGCTATCAGTACGATGTAAGTGGCAATTGTATTCAAGCAGAGGATGAAAATGGGATTATCAATTATGAATATGACCTCTTGAATCGCCTTATTTCTGTTACTTATTCGGGAGTAGCCCCTATTTGCTATTCGTATGATCTTAGAGGGCGCTTGCAGCAGATCATCTATCCCGGTGGAATCCGAGTTTCTTACTCTTATGATGCTGCAGATCGTTTGTTATCTGTGCAGTATCCTCATGGAAAAACACAATATGTTTATGATCAAGAAAGTAATACTCTTTCCAAGATGATCCTTCCAACTGGAATCACAACGGAATATGGATATGATAAGGCTAAAAGGATAACCTCAGTTTTTCATAGCCGTTTTGACAAAACCCTTATTATGGGGTTTCAGTATGTTTTTGATGGAAACGGTAACCGCATTCACATGGAAGAAATCGATGAAAATGGCTCAAGAGGTGTCGATTTTTCTTATGATAAGCTCAATCGGTTAATCAGTATAAAATATCCAGAAGGATATGAGAAATATACATATGATAATTTGGGCAATCGTCTTACAAAAGAGACCCCTTCAGTTTTAATTACGTATGAATATGACAAGAATAATCGATTAATTAAAACAGATGACACGCAATTTTTTTATGATGTTCGCGGTAATCTAGTGAAGAAAGTACGTTTTGATAAAACTATCGAATATACCTACGATATCCATGACAATTTGATTACGTATCAAGATGAGGAATATGATATCAGATATACTTATGATAGTGAAGGCCGTCGTACTTCAAAAAGTATTAATGGTGAAAAAACATTTTATATCAATGATGCACGCTCACCTGTAACACAGGTTCTTATTGAGTCTGCAGAAAAAAAAAGAACAAAGCTTTTTTATATTTATGGCCTCTCAAGGCTTAATCAGATGAGCTCTAAAGGATCTCATTCTTACCTTTATGATTATCCAGATAGAAACGTTGTTGCTTTAGTAGATGAAAAGCAACATCTCTGTAACCGTTATACTTATGAAGCATTTGGCCTTCCAAAGAATTGTCACTCCGCAATTCCCAATCATTTTACCTATGCTGGTGAAGACTATGAAAAGGAAACGGGACTGATTTTTCTCAGAAATCGTTATTATGATCCAGAAATAGGAAGATTTATATCAGCTGATCCAAGTCTGGGAAAATTGACTAACCCACAAAGCTTTAATCCCTATACATATGCTGGAAATAACCCAGTGAATTTTATTGACCCATTGGGCTTACGATCTGCTCGAATCTGTGTTTATCCAGCAAGGACAGGAACAAAACAAGAAAAATCCCTTACTGGGCATGGATTTTGGGTACTAACACAAGATAATGGGGATATGATTACTGTAGGGAGGTATCCTGATGGGCTTCATTATGATGATGAAGTGACACCCAATACTTTTTTTTATGATTGGCCTGCAACCGATAAACAGATACAGGCAATTATGGATGCAACTGAGAAAGGGCCTTATTTAGGTGTGGTTGGTAACTGTATTGATGGCCTAGAGCAAGGTTTAAAGGTTTTAGGGGTTCAACATCCAAGTTTTAGTTTAATGGGGGTTTCCATGCCTACTAAAGCAATCATCTGGTTAGAAAGCTTAATGGGAAAAGATGATTTTAAAAGAGCGATGCAACAAGATCTAAAGTTTATAGCAGATCCTGATAGTTTCAACCCTTCTGTTAGATTCTCTCCTAATGTTATTAAACCTACTTGCCCTTACAGCGCAATTTCTGGCGACCTTGGTGGTGTATCTTTTGATAAAACAGCGCAGCTTATAGGAACTTTTACAGATATCTTGGGCGCAACTTACGATTCCTCTACGGGACAATTGATTTTGATCGGTTCTCAAAATTATTCCTTGCCGCCTATGGATTTTGATGATTTAGCGGTTGCTATACGTTCGGTTTATGGGCTTGGAGGAAAGCCACCACAAGATCCTGGCGTATCAATCGATTGGAATACTGATAATAATAAAAAGATCAAGAAAGGACGCTATGCACATCTTCATCCAATGCCGGTGCGTTATGAAGGAGCAACAGAAGGGACGCGCTTTGGCCAGGTTATGTTCAAGGCAGATAGATTGCTGAAATGTTTGGGTGGTGGAAAAGACAATATCACGGGAAATCTTTTGCAGGTTAATGTGCCTGGCTTCTCTTCTCTTCCTAGTAGGTACTCTGATCCAAATTTCAAAGTAGAGCCAGAGTTATTTAATCGCATGTGGTTTGTTCCAAAGGAGGTTATTCTAATCAAATCTCCTGATGGCAAATCCATTATATTTGATCAAGTGGAAATGGAAGTCTTAACCGAATCTAAAAGAAAAAGCAAACAAAAAAGTAATATTGCAGTAGAGGGCTTTGCACGTCATTTTACAGATCATTTTAATGATTTCTCTAAACAGTATCCGATTTTGTCAGAGCTTAAACAGCTTGGAAAGATCACTGCAATTGTCAAGTGGATAAAAGAAAACGATATTCCTCTCGATCTTTCTTTATTCAACAGTTATGTTCCAAAAAGGATTACTACTCCATTTACTACGCCTACTACTTATTTCGCGTATGCCAGAGGACTACAAATCGGTTGTATATTGGGAGGTGTTATCTATCATTTATCTGAAAGCAATTTTCATGAAACTTTTAGTGATACACCTGGTTTATTGCAAGAAAACGCTATCAATTCAAGGCCTTCAGAAAATGAGATGGAGTGGGATATAGATTACTCATGCGAGGATAGATTAAAAGCGATTGCACATACTATTGAGCGTACGCGCAAAATTGGCAACATTCGAAAAACTTTTATAGACATGTGTTTTCCTCTTCCAGGAGAGTTCTCCTTGAAGCTAGTGCGTTATTATAATTCATTTAATGAGCGCACTTCTGGATTTGGCAAAGGCTGGGAGTTATGTTCATTATCTCTATATTTTCCAAGAAAAAAGATGTATCTTAAGTGGGAAGAAAAAGATATCGCAAAAGAGGTTTTCGCTGAAATTTTCATCTCTGAAGAAGGAAGAGAGTTTCGCTATTTTTTCCAAGGATTAGATATTCACTTGCTACCTGTTTATCGGACAGCTGGTTTAGCAGCTGTCCTTATAGAGCAAGAAAATGGAAGTTTTATTTTGCATAAAGAAGGAGTTAAAATATTTTTTAATGAAAATGGTAAGCTTCTTCAAAAAATCGATAAACAAGGACAAAGTATTGAATATGTCTATGATAATGGTCAATTGATAAAGATGGCTCATTCCAATGGCAAGAAGATTCAATTAGAATATCAAGATGAGCGCATCATATGCATTACTGGTCCTGGAAGAAAAATCATTTACTATCAGTATAACGAAAACGGTCAACTTTATTCAGTGGCGGATCAATTGGGCCCAATGGCTTTTTATGGTTATGATTCAGAAAAAAACCTGAATATAATTTATGATGCTAAAAAGCGAATTACATTTGAAGCCACCTATGATAATTATCACCGAGCTATTACTGTGGCTAATGGAAAGACCGAAATAAATAAGCAGTTTAGCTTGAAAGACCATGCAATGCAGATACAAGGACCAAATAACATAGAAGTATTCAATCAGTATGATTCCAGCTATCGACTATTAAGATCAAAGGACTCTTTAGGTCGCGGCATTGAAATCTTTTATAAAGATGATATATTTGAGCCTACCTTAATTAAAGATAGCTTTGGCTGTGAGGCGAAATATAATTATGATAATAAAGGAAACCTCTGTTCTATCAAAAATAGTGCAGGAATAGAAGAGAAATTTTGGTATGATAGCTCAAATCGATTGGTGGCTGCAATGGATGAAAGGAAAGATGTAAAAATTTATCTTTATGATGAAAAAGGAAGACTTAAATATTTTTTACCATGTGGCGCTTTAAAAAATGAAGATTCTATAACCGGCCAGGCCTCATTTTGTTATGAAATAACTGAAGCAACTGAATATGAGTTTGATGAACAAACAGGAGCAGTCACTGCGATTAAAAAGGCAAACGAATTAGCAAAACTCTTTTCCTATGATACAGAAGGCAGAATATCAGCGATTTCTGATGCATATGGATACAAAATTCAAAGAAAATACGATGATCGATCGAGATTAACTAGTATTGAGGATATAAAAGGAGGCTTTGAATATATTTATAATGAGCGAGACCAAGTTATTAAAGTATCAAGTCCAGTAGGAAACGTCTGTTATGGCTATGATGAAGTGGGTAATTTGATTTGGACAAAAGATGCTAATGGGAACAAAGTTCATTTAGAATATGATGAAAATTATCATCTTATTAAAGTTATCGATGCTGAAAACGGAATAGCACATTATGAATATAATAATTTTCATGGTTTATCACGGATTATTCTGCCTAATGGGTCATCAAAGAGAATTATTTATAACTCTTTAAATCATCCAATTCAGGAAATTGTTGGAGAATGA